The Pantoea sp. At-9b genome includes a window with the following:
- a CDS encoding 3-phenylpropionate MFS transporter produces the protein MTLGSAKWLGLSYFTYFFCYGIYLPFWSVWLKGLGLDAEKIGLMIGCGMVARFVGSLLIASQVKTPSHLIRALRLLALLTCLFALGFWLGGQWLWLLLVMIGFNLFFSPLVPLSDALAATWTQQIGLAYGPVRLWGSLAFVISSALTGMLVSEFSSQAILVLLSVGVLSMLSGMMLPPKTQPQGDARQGASGGWSVWRNLLRENAVWRFMLCVTLMQGAHAAYYSFSAIWWQESGYSARTVGYLWSLGVVAEIIVFALSNWLFRRWTARDLLLLSCVCALVRWTLLGASTALPLLIVGQILHCGSFTVCHLAAMRFIAARQGAEVIRLQSLYSALAMGGGIAVMTMICGVLFTPLQGHLFWVMALVALPALFLRPRAV, from the coding sequence ATGACCCTCGGATCGGCTAAATGGCTGGGCCTCAGTTACTTCACCTACTTTTTCTGTTACGGCATCTACTTACCCTTCTGGAGTGTGTGGCTCAAAGGCTTGGGGTTAGATGCGGAAAAAATCGGTCTGATGATCGGTTGCGGCATGGTGGCACGCTTTGTCGGCAGCCTGTTGATTGCTTCGCAAGTAAAAACCCCCTCCCATTTGATTCGCGCACTACGTCTGTTGGCGCTGCTGACCTGTCTGTTCGCGCTCGGCTTCTGGCTGGGCGGCCAGTGGCTGTGGCTGCTGTTGGTGATGATTGGTTTTAACCTGTTCTTTTCGCCGCTGGTGCCGCTGAGCGATGCGCTGGCGGCCACCTGGACGCAGCAAATCGGTCTTGCCTATGGTCCGGTGCGCTTATGGGGATCGCTGGCGTTTGTGATCAGCTCGGCGCTGACCGGGATGCTGGTGAGCGAGTTTTCGTCGCAGGCGATTCTGGTGCTGCTGTCGGTCGGGGTGCTGTCGATGTTGTCCGGCATGATGTTGCCGCCGAAAACGCAACCGCAGGGCGATGCACGTCAGGGGGCGAGTGGCGGCTGGTCTGTCTGGCGTAATCTGCTGCGCGAAAACGCCGTCTGGCGCTTTATGTTGTGCGTGACCCTGATGCAGGGCGCACATGCTGCCTATTACAGCTTCAGTGCTATCTGGTGGCAGGAATCCGGCTATTCAGCCCGCACCGTAGGCTATCTTTGGTCGCTCGGGGTGGTGGCGGAAATCATCGTGTTCGCGCTCAGCAACTGGCTATTCCGCCGCTGGACGGCACGCGACCTGTTGCTGCTTTCCTGCGTGTGCGCGCTGGTGCGCTGGACGCTACTCGGAGCCAGCACCGCATTACCGCTGCTGATTGTCGGGCAGATTCTGCACTGCGGCAGCTTCACCGTTTGCCATCTGGCGGCGATGCGCTTTATCGCGGCCCGTCAAGGCGCGGAGGTGATCCGTCTGCAATCGCTGTATTCGGCGCTGGCGATGGGCGGCGGGATCGCGGTGATGACCATGATTTGTGGCGTGCTGTTTACCCCTTTGCAGGGGCATCTGTTCTGGGTGATGGCGCTGGTGGCGCTGCCTGCCTTGTTCCTGCGCCCCCGGGCGGTTTAG